Part of the Sulfobacillus acidophilus DSM 10332 genome, CGACAAAAATTTGTCCACTCCTTTTTTCCCGAGCGTCGACCGCGTAAAAGTCCTCGTTGAGACATAATTGATACGGTGCCAAGCAAACGGCACGAAACGGGGGATATTGACGTGAAGAACGAAGAGCGGCAACCGGTGCCGGGCCCTTCCGCTGGAGGATGGCGCCATCTCGTGTGGTTTCATCGTCAGCCGTTATATTGGTTAAAATCGCTGGCTGACCAGTACGGTCCCCTAACGGCCTTTCGGTTGGGTCCATGGCCCTTTTTGTTGGCCTCAGGGCCAAAGACGGTGGGAACGATTTTACGGCGGCACGGTAAGGAGTTTGTCAAAAGGCCGGGTCTCAAAACGGATAACCCGCTGATTGGGGCAGGTCTTTTGACCACGGAAGGATCGTATTGGGCGGAAGAACGACGGCGAGAGGCCCCGCTTTTTACCCCGACCAACGTGAAGCGTCTACTGACCGCCGACGTGATGCCGTGGAGTGTAAAATGGGCCGATGCCCTACCGACGGACCGTCCGGTCGAGCTTCATAGCCTCTTTTTACGTGGAACCTTAGACTTGGTGATTCGGACCCTGTTTGCCGATAGCGGACCCCAACCGCTGGCGGCGTATCAGGAAGACCTGGCCTGGATTATGCACCACTTCTATCACCGCCTAAGAAGCCCGTTTCGGCCCCCCTACCATTGGCCGTGGCCTTTCAACCGACGCTACCACGAGCACGCCCGTCGGCTTGAAACTTTTTTCGATCACTGGCATCCGGAACCTAAGCTCTATGAGACACTCGGTACACGATTTAATCCGAACGACCCCGGCGACCGGGCCAAAGCCGTCACGCTACTGCTGGCCGGTCAGGAAACCACCGCCAACGCGTTGACTTGGACTCTCTGGCTTCTCGCCACTCACCCCCATTGGCAGCAGCGACTTTGGGAGCAACCGGAGGAGCTGGATGGGGTATTACAGGAATCCCTACGGCTTTATCCTCCGGTTTGGCTAATCAGCCGGGAAACTACGCGGTCAGTCACGTTCGAAGGGTATGACCTTCCCCCTCACACCAAAATTCTGATTTCGCCTTGGGTGTCTCATCGAAACCCGGACGTGTTTCCGGACCCGGCCGCATTTCAACCCCAACGCTGGCAAAGCGCCGCTCCTCCCCTCGATGGCTATTTTCCATTTGGCGGTGGCCCCCGACGGTGTATCGGTCAGGCATTTGCCGTAGGTGAAATGCGTGCCGTCATACAAGCGATTTTAGCGCGCTATCGGATTGAGCCGGCCGGTCCCGAGCCCACGGTTTTTCCGGCGATGACACTGGAACCCGGCACCCCGGTTTACGTCCAGTTAAAAAGCCGCTAACGCCGATGCCGGGGGCGAAACGGCACGACCCGCGAACCGGAGGCGGGATACGTCCACGGGACCTGGCGGATGCTCCGGCGCACAAAAAACGCCGCCCCAGGCGCAATAACGAAATAGCTGAGTCCGCCCCAAGCCAGATCACGGGGATTATGGGTCCAGGCCATGATTCCCATATTGAGGACCAAAGGCGCCAACGAAAGCCATAAAGCCATACGCCGTACTCCAATCTGTCTCATGCGCGACCCTTCCCCCTTTATCCTTACTGTACGGTTTCTCGGAATCCAGGGCTATTGGCCCCCGAACCGAAAATTTATCGACCGTAAACAAAGTCCGGTCGGTGATAAATCATAGGATGACCCTTCCGGCTCAACTTTGTGCAAGGAATCGAATTGTCTCGGACATGCTAAGGCAGGAGCTTCGGCTCCTGGCTCATGCCGATTCAACGGATGTTTTTTATTAAGGAGGGAATTCGGTGGCACTACTACGTTGGGACCCAACCGATATGGACCGCTGGCGTGACGACATGCTCCGGATGTGGGGCCGTATGCGTGAAGACTGGAACTTCGACAACACGCGCCCCCGTACCCATTTGCACGAAATTGATAATGGGTATTTGGTCGAGTTTGAGCTGCCCGGTGTGGACCCGAGCCAAGTAGAAATCGACATTGACGACCAATCCGTCAGTGTCCGTGGCGAATTTCCTGCCCATCCGATTGAATCGGACCAGCGGGCTGGTGAAACGTTTCATGCCGTCGTCAGTTTTCCGTCCGAAATCAACCCCGATACCGCTCAAGCGGATTATCGTCACGGACTGTTGGCGATTACCGCCTATAAGGCCCGCGGCCGACGACGGCGGCTGGAATTGCCCGCCACTCAGCCCTCCTAACCAAAAACCCTCGTGGATCACTCCACGAGGGTTTTTCTCCGATAAATTGCTTACGCCACCGAGGTTCCTTGTTCCACCGGAGTACCCGTCGACCGGGCGAACTCCTGAAACACGGCCATGAGGCGGCGGGTCACCGGACCCACTTGCCCATTACCGATGGGTCGCCCGTCACACGTCACGGCGGGAATTACTTCCGCGGCGGTTCCGGTTAAGAAACATTCATCTGCGTTATATAGATCGTGTAATGTAAAGTTTTCTTCCGCGACCCGATAGCCCTCGGCGAGCGCCAACTCCATAATTACCTTCCGGGTAATCCCGTTTAAAATACCGGCTGAAGACGGCGGCGTAATGACCCGATTTTCCCGGACAATAAAAATGTTGTCGCCGGTTCCCTCGACAACATATCCTTGAGCATTCATGAGGACCACTTCCGGCACGCCTCGCAAGTTTGCCTCGATTTTGGCCAAAATATTATTCAAGTAGTTCAGGGACTTCACGGCCGGGTTCAACACATCCCCGGACGGCCGCCGAATGGACACGGACGCAAGTGCCAAACCATTCTGATAGAACGTCTCGGGATATAACTGAATTTGGTCCGCCAAAATCAGCACGGTCGGTTCCGGACAGCTCCGCGGGTCGAGCCCTAAATCTCCGGCTCCGCGGGACACCACCAATCGAATATAAGCATCTTGTAGCTGGTTGATACGCACCGATTCCAACACTTTCTGGGACAGCTCCTCGGGAGTGTACGGGATCGTTAGCATCAACGTTTTGGCGGACGCATAGAGACGCGCCATGTGGTCCTCGAGTTTGAACACCCGCCCAGCATAAGCACGAATCCCTTCAAATACCCCATCGCCATATAAAAAGCCATGGTCGAAAGGCGAGATTCTGACTTGACTGGCTAACACCCAATTTCCGTTAAAAAAGACGATTCGCTCACTCATGCTGCGTCTCCTCTGTGACTAAATTGCCCCAACCGATGAAATCTGTCGGACATAGCCTCCTCTATTCGGGTTGCCGATGGGCTTGACGACATACTACGCTGCCTCACGGAAGAGATCAACCCTCTAAGACCTCCGAGAGGGGTTTTCCGGCGGGAACCATAGGGTAGACCATCTCATTCTCGTTGATAAACACTTCCAAGAGGGCCGGTCCGTCCAGCGTGCTCATTTCGGTCAAGGCTCCGACCAAGTCGGCGTCGTTACCGACCGAAAATCCCGAGATGCCGAAGGCTTGCGCCAATTGCACAAAATCCGGATTCAAAAGATGGACGCCATGCCGCCGGTGACCATGAAAGAGATCTTGCCACTGGCGCACCATTCCGTGCCCCCCGTTATTCAGGAGCACAATCCACACCGGCAACTGATATTGCGCCAGCGTCGCGAGCTCCTGCAAATTCATTTGCAAGCTGCCGTCACCCGCCACCAGGACCACTTTCCCGGCGGGATGGGCCAAGCGCGCTCCCATCGCTGCCGGCAACCCATAGCCCATGGTGCCGGCTCCTCCGGAGGTAATGAATCGGCGCGGCTTTTCACGGCCGATAAATAATGCGGCCCACATCTGATGCTGGCCCACATCGGTGACCACCACGTCGTCCGCATCCAAAAACTCCATCAGCTTCAACAATGCTTGGGGTGAAGATAGGCGGCCTGGCGGCGCTCCCGGAACCCGCACGGGATGCTCGGTTTTCCAACGGGTAATCGTTTGCATCCATTCCTCATGACGTGCTTTAGGAATCCACCGGTCGAGATAAGGGAAAACGTCCCGCAGGTCTCCGTGAAACGTCACGTCGGGATGCACAATTTTCCGGATTTCGGCCGTATCCACTTCCACATGGACAATTTTCGCTTTCGGCGCAAAACTAGCTACCTGCCCGGTGACCCGATCGTCGAACCGCGCCCCCAACGCAATAATGAGATCCGCTTCCTGCATGGCATGGTTAGCGGCCCAGGTTCCGTGCATCCCCAGCATACCTAAATAAAGCGGATTGGACGCGGGAAACGCCCCCAGCCCCATGAGGGTTGTCGTCACCGGTGCATGATACCGTTCAGCCAGCCGACGGACCCACACGGCCGTATCGCTCGCCGTGACCCCGCCGCCGACGTAAAATACCGGCCGTCGAGCCCGGTTCAAATAGGCTCGAAAGCGCGCCACCGACAACGGATTAGGCCGAAACGGCGGCCGCGAAGGCACCGGTTCCGGCAACACCGGCTGTTCTTCTAAAGCCAACTGCACATCTTTCGGTAGTTCAATCATCACCGGACCGGGACGGCCGGCACCGGCTAAATGATAAGCCTCGCTCACAATGCGGTAGACATCATCAACCCGTTCGATCCGGTAACTGTGCTTGACGATCGACAAAGCCATGGTAAACAGGTCCGTTTCCTGAAAGGCATCGGATCCGATTAAAGTCGTCGGCACCTGCCCCACCAAAACCACCAGCGGGACCGAATCCGTCATAGCCGTCATGAGCCCGGTAATACCGTTGGTGCCCCCGGGTCCCGAGGTGACCAGTGCGATGCCTGGCCGTCCTTTGACTCGGGCATACCCGTCCGCCGCGTGAATCGCCGCCGATTCATGGCGCGTGACCACAAAATCGAGGTGGTCGCGGTGTTGGACCATGGCATCAACCAGGGGCAATACCGCGCCTCCAGGCACCCCAAATACCGTGTCTGCCCCAAATTCGCATAGGACCTGCCAGACTCGCTCCGCTCCGGTCATGATGACATGGCCTCCTTCCGATGAATTTGCTCCATTTGTTGTAGCACCCGGCCGGTAAAGCTTTCTGTCGTGTCGTGGCCGCCTAAATCCGGCGTTCGGTACCCTTCTTTTAAGGTGTCGCGAATCGCCTGGCGAATCCATTGGGCCGGTTCCCGATCCCCCCAGCTCCATTCCATCATCAAGGCCACCGATAAGATGGCGCCAATCGGATTGGCAATACCCTGGCCCTGAATATCGGGAGCCGACCCATGCACCGGTTCGTAAAGCCCTCGGGACCCCTGAAGTCCGTTGACGGTCGCCGATCCCAAGAGTCCTAGACTACCAACCAGCCCACCGGCCAAATCACTTAGAATATCGCCAAAGAGGTTCTCCGTAACCACCACTTGATAAAGCTCGGGTTTTTTGACAAATTCCATCGCCGCGGCATCAACATACCGATGAATCACCGGAACATCGGGAAAGTCTTGCCGAACCTCCTCCACGGTTTGCCGCCAGAGCTTGGAAGTCTCCAGCACGTTGGCCTTATCGACCGATACCAGGGGCACCCCTTGGCGCTGAGCGACTTGAAAGCCCAACCGAACCACCCGTTCGATTTCGTGCCGAGCGTAGCGCGAGGTTTCCATGGCTTCAGGTTCCCCATTCACGACCGATCGTCCCCGCGGTTGGCCAAAATAAAGCCCCCCCAACAACTCCCGAATGATCATGCCGCGTAAGTGTGGCCGCGCTAACGGGGAGAACGATTCCATCCCCTCAAACACTTCGAAGGGACGCAAGTTGGCCCAAAGCCCCATTCGAGCCCGTAGCGCCAACAAACCGGACTCCGGGTTTTTCGGATGACGGTCCCACTGAGGCCCTCCGACCGCCCCTAAAAATACCGTGTCGGCGCGATCGACCAAGGCCCGTGTCTCGCTCGGGAACGGATCACCGGTTCTGTCAATGGCCGCCCCGCCAATCAGGGCTTCTTGACGTTCGACCGCATAGCCGCCTTTTTGAGCCGCCCAATCCAACACCTTGAGCGCCGCATCCACCACTTCAGGTCCTATCCCGTCGCCTTTCAAAATGACCAGTGTCCGTGCCATGTTTGTCTCCTCTTGCCTGTTTTATCCCGAGTCCGCTATTAGCCCACACTTTCGCTACGGCCGTGCACCTCATTGGACCAGAGAGCTTTCAGTTGCTCGTCATCCACCGCAATTTTGCTTTCGGCCAACGCCTTGACGCGCAGTTGCAACCGATGTAATTGGTCGGCCGTGTAACTGAGGCCCATGCGATCCAGCCGATCCCGCAGCGCATGCCGCCCGGAATGCTTCCCTAACACGAGTCGGCTGCCCTGCCCAATCAGCTCGGGGTTGATAATCTCGTACGTCCGCGGATCTTTCAGCATCCCGTCTTGATGAATGCCGGATTCGTGCCGGAAGGCGTTCTGCCCGACAATCGCCTTGTTCGGTTGTACGACCATCCCGGTGTACTGGCTGACCAACTGACTGGTTTGGTAGATAAACGGCAACCGCACATGATGCTCCCGTCCGTAATAATCTTTCCGTGCGGTCAGCGCCATGACCACTTCTTCCAATGCCGCATTGCCGGCCCGTTCGCCAATCCCGTTAACCGCCACCTCGACCTGACGGGCGCCCGCCTCCACACCGGCCAGCGAATTGGCTACCGCCATACCCAAGTCATCATGACAATGCACCGAAAAGACGACCGATTCCGGGCATCGCTCCCGCACGTACCGAATCAATGCGCCGTATTCTTGCGGCATGGCGTAGCCGACCGTGTCGGGCAAATTGATCGTCCGTGCTCCCGCCGAAATGGCTGCGTTAGCCACCTTCACCAAAAAGTCGGGGTCCGAACGCGTGGCGTCCTCGGCGGAAAATTCCACGTCATCGGTATATTGACGAGCCAGGCTAACCGATTCCGTCACCGCCTCCAACACCTGTTCCGGTGTCATCTGCAGTTTGGCCCGCATATGCACGTCGGAAGTGGCGATGAACACGTGAATTCGTGGCTTCTTGGCCGACTCCAAAGCCTTGGCGGCTTTCATGATGTCTTGTGCCTGACAGCGGGCCAGCGCGGCAATGGCCGGGCCTTCGACTTCGCGAGCAATCGTTTCCACCGCTTCAAAATCCCCTGCCGAAGCGGCGGGAAAACCGGCTTCCACGACATCGACTCCCAAAATCGCCAGCTGCTGGGCAATCGCCAATTTTTCGACCACCGTCAGGGCGACCCCGGGTGATTGCTCCCCGTCACGTAAGGTGGTGTCGAAAATATATACGGGACCGGCATCGTTCATGGGCGTACCTCCTCTTGCACTTCCTCCTCGACCGAAGGCTTCAGCCAGCTCATCATGGACCGTAATTCTTTCCCGACCACTTCAATGGGGTGTTGACGCGACTCTGCCCGCAATTGATTGAAGACCGGACGTCCAGACCGGTTTTCGTCCATCCACGCCTTGGCAAACGTCCCGTTTTGAATCCGTTCGAGCACTTGACGCATCGTTTGCTTGGTTTCCTCGTTGACTAACGACGGTCCGACCGTCAACCCGCCATATTCCGCCGTATCCGACACCGAATACCACATGGCGCTGAGTCCACCTTCGTACATTAAGTCAACAATCAACTTCATTTCGTGAAGGGTCTCAAAGTAGGCGATTTCCGGTTGATATCCGGCATTGACCAAGGTTTCAAATCCCGATTGGATCAGGGAGGATACACCACCACAGAGCACTGTCTGCTCCCCAAACAGGTCGGTTTCGGTTTCT contains:
- a CDS encoding acetolactate synthase, large subunit (PFAM: Thiamine pyrophosphate enzyme, central domain; Thiamine pyrophosphate enzyme, N-terminal TPP binding domain; Thiamine pyrophosphate enzyme, C-terminal TPP binding domain~TIGRFAM: acetolactate synthase, large subunit, biosynthetic type~COGs: COG0028 Thiamine pyrophosphate-requiring protein~InterPro IPR012846:IPR012001:IPR012000:IPR011766~KEGG: mgm:Mmc1_0898 acetolactate synthase, large subunit~PFAM: Thiamine pyrophosphate enzyme, N-terminal TPP binding region; Thiamine pyrophosphate enzyme, central region; Thiamine pyrophosphate enzyme, C-terminal TPP-binding~PRIAM: Acetolactate synthase~SPTR: Acetolactate synthase, large subunit;~TIGRFAM: Acetolactate synthase, large subunit, biosynthetic), whose amino-acid sequence is MTGAERVWQVLCEFGADTVFGVPGGAVLPLVDAMVQHRDHLDFVVTRHESAAIHAADGYARVKGRPGIALVTSGPGGTNGITGLMTAMTDSVPLVVLVGQVPTTLIGSDAFQETDLFTMALSIVKHSYRIERVDDVYRIVSEAYHLAGAGRPGPVMIELPKDVQLALEEQPVLPEPVPSRPPFRPNPLSVARFRAYLNRARRPVFYVGGGVTASDTAVWVRRLAERYHAPVTTTLMGLGAFPASNPLYLGMLGMHGTWAANHAMQEADLIIALGARFDDRVTGQVASFAPKAKIVHVEVDTAEIRKIVHPDVTFHGDLRDVFPYLDRWIPKARHEEWMQTITRWKTEHPVRVPGAPPGRLSSPQALLKLMEFLDADDVVVTDVGQHQMWAALFIGREKPRRFITSGGAGTMGYGLPAAMGARLAHPAGKVVLVAGDGSLQMNLQELATLAQYQLPVWIVLLNNGGHGMVRQWQDLFHGHRRHGVHLLNPDFVQLAQAFGISGFSVGNDADLVGALTEMSTLDGPALLEVFINENEMVYPMVPAGKPLSEVLEG
- a CDS encoding 2-isopropylmalate synthase (PFAM: HMGL-like~COGs: COG0119 Isopropylmalate/homocitrate/citramalate synthase~InterPro IPR000891~KEGG: dae:Dtox_0595 2-isopropylmalate synthase~PFAM: Pyruvate carboxyltransferase~PRIAM: 2-isopropylmalate synthase~SPTR: 2-isopropylmalate synthase), with amino-acid sequence MNDAGPVYIFDTTLRDGEQSPGVALTVVEKLAIAQQLAILGVDVVEAGFPAASAGDFEAVETIAREVEGPAIAALARCQAQDIMKAAKALESAKKPRIHVFIATSDVHMRAKLQMTPEQVLEAVTESVSLARQYTDDVEFSAEDATRSDPDFLVKVANAAISAGARTINLPDTVGYAMPQEYGALIRYVRERCPESVVFSVHCHDDLGMAVANSLAGVEAGARQVEVAVNGIGERAGNAALEEVVMALTARKDYYGREHHVRLPFIYQTSQLVSQYTGMVVQPNKAIVGQNAFRHESGIHQDGMLKDPRTYEIINPELIGQGSRLVLGKHSGRHALRDRLDRMGLSYTADQLHRLQLRVKALAESKIAVDDEQLKALWSNEVHGRSESVG
- a CDS encoding Unspecific monooxygenase (PFAM: Cytochrome P450~COGs: COG2124 Cytochrome P450~InterPro IPR001128~KEGG: mdi:METDI0881 monooxygenase, cytochrome P450~PFAM: Cytochrome P450~PRIAM: Unspecific monooxygenase~SPTR: Putative monooxygenase, Cytochrome P450); the encoded protein is MKNEERQPVPGPSAGGWRHLVWFHRQPLYWLKSLADQYGPLTAFRLGPWPFLLASGPKTVGTILRRHGKEFVKRPGLKTDNPLIGAGLLTTEGSYWAEERRREAPLFTPTNVKRLLTADVMPWSVKWADALPTDRPVELHSLFLRGTLDLVIRTLFADSGPQPLAAYQEDLAWIMHHFYHRLRSPFRPPYHWPWPFNRRYHEHARRLETFFDHWHPEPKLYETLGTRFNPNDPGDRAKAVTLLLAGQETTANALTWTLWLLATHPHWQQRLWEQPEELDGVLQESLRLYPPVWLISRETTRSVTFEGYDLPPHTKILISPWVSHRNPDVFPDPAAFQPQRWQSAAPPLDGYFPFGGGPRRCIGQAFAVGEMRAVIQAILARYRIEPAGPEPTVFPAMTLEPGTPVYVQLKSR
- a CDS encoding branched chain amino acid aminotransferase apoenzyme (PFAM: Aminotransferase class IV~TIGRFAM: branched-chain amino acid aminotransferase, group I; D-amino acid aminotransferase~COGs: COG0115 Branched-chain amino acid aminotransferase/4-amino-4-deoxychorismate lyase~InterPro IPR005785:IPR001544~KEGG: tmr:Tmar_2150 branched chain amino acid aminotransferase apoenzyme~PFAM: Aminotransferase, class IV~PRIAM: D-amino-acid transaminase~SPTR: Branched-chain amino acid aminotransferase;~TIGRFAM: Branched-chain amino acid aminotransferase I) encodes the protein MSERIVFFNGNWVLASQVRISPFDHGFLYGDGVFEGIRAYAGRVFKLEDHMARLYASAKTLMLTIPYTPEELSQKVLESVRINQLQDAYIRLVVSRGAGDLGLDPRSCPEPTVLILADQIQLYPETFYQNGLALASVSIRRPSGDVLNPAVKSLNYLNNILAKIEANLRGVPEVVLMNAQGYVVEGTGDNIFIVRENRVITPPSSAGILNGITRKVIMELALAEGYRVAEENFTLHDLYNADECFLTGTAAEVIPAVTCDGRPIGNGQVGPVTRRLMAVFQEFARSTGTPVEQGTSVA
- a CDS encoding heat shock protein Hsp20 (PFAM: Hsp20/alpha crystallin family~COGs: COG0071 Molecular chaperone (small heat shock protein)~InterPro IPR002068~KEGG: amr:AM1_D0147 heat shock protein HSP20, putative~PFAM: Heat shock protein Hsp20~SPTR: Heat shock protein Hsp20, putative), coding for MALLRWDPTDMDRWRDDMLRMWGRMREDWNFDNTRPRTHLHEIDNGYLVEFELPGVDPSQVEIDIDDQSVSVRGEFPAHPIESDQRAGETFHAVVSFPSEINPDTAQADYRHGLLAITAYKARGRRRRLELPATQPS
- a CDS encoding 3-isopropylmalate dehydrogenase (PFAM: Isocitrate/isopropylmalate dehydrogenase~TIGRFAM: 3-isopropylmalate dehydrogenase~COGs: COG0473 Isocitrate/isopropylmalate dehydrogenase~InterPro IPR004429:IPR001804~KEGG: aae:aq_244 3-isopropylmalate dehydrogenase~PFAM: Isocitrate/isopropylmalate dehydrogenase~PRIAM: 3-isopropylmalate dehydrogenase~SPTR: 3-isopropylmalate dehydrogenase;~TIGRFAM: Isopropylmalate dehydrogenase), translated to MARTLVILKGDGIGPEVVDAALKVLDWAAQKGGYAVERQEALIGGAAIDRTGDPFPSETRALVDRADTVFLGAVGGPQWDRHPKNPESGLLALRARMGLWANLRPFEVFEGMESFSPLARPHLRGMIIRELLGGLYFGQPRGRSVVNGEPEAMETSRYARHEIERVVRLGFQVAQRQGVPLVSVDKANVLETSKLWRQTVEEVRQDFPDVPVIHRYVDAAAMEFVKKPELYQVVVTENLFGDILSDLAGGLVGSLGLLGSATVNGLQGSRGLYEPVHGSAPDIQGQGIANPIGAILSVALMMEWSWGDREPAQWIRQAIRDTLKEGYRTPDLGGHDTTESFTGRVLQQMEQIHRKEAMSS